A part of Sebastes umbrosus isolate fSebUmb1 chromosome 21, fSebUmb1.pri, whole genome shotgun sequence genomic DNA contains:
- the LOC119480421 gene encoding leucine-rich repeat-containing protein 19-like, whose translation MKGCRQPLPMLWLTAVVAMNILGSHAEVVEEDTLQVKNLTNQLLQVIPDNCNSSSVTELVIEGSLITLNEADRLALASYPELVELHLDGNLVTSIPAEYFSVVPHLRVLSLSRNNISSLDPESFSGLDVLNVLDLSHNLLTSLHTQLFSQLNNLQVLNLQENPWNCSCPLLSSIGEAKAAGVNIGGVTCASPEKQTGSDVLQVTAMCYPSPSPPPIFTTDSQNPANSQQSWGSSTMLETTRTPSQNRNIDEDQTPLLGNSWKFTAGVVVLALCTSMFIVFGIKGPSWYKLFNDYRHKRLRQDEEEDEEGVVSTVFSGTGRYLNQQTFTFEQENGQIEEEEEEEDGYFEDPYIRREERHAGEETSAEP comes from the exons ATGAAGGGGTGCCGGCAGCCTCTTCCAATGCTGTGGTTGACTGCAGTGGTAGCAATGAATATACTGGGAAGTCATGCTGAGGTTGTGGAAGAGGACACACTG CAGGTAAAGAACTTGACCAACCAGCTTCTGCAAGTCATTCCTGATAATTGCAACAGTTCCTCTGTTACTGAACTGGTGATCGAGGGGAGCCTGATTACTCTGAATGAGGCTGACAGACTAGCCCTGGCCAGTTATCCCGAACTGGTAGAACTCCACCTGGATGGTAACCTGGTGACCAGTATACCAgccgagtacttctctgtggtACCACACCTCAGAGTGCTGTCTCTGTCCAGGAACAACATCAGCAG CTTGGACCCAGAGTCTTTCTCTGGCCTAGATGTCCTGAATGTGCTGGACCTGTCCCACAACCTGCTGACAAGTCTCCATACACAGCTATTCAGTCAGCTGAACAATCTACAG GTGCTGAACCTACAAGAAAACCCCTGGAACTGTTCCTGTCCGCTGCTGAGCAGCATCGGAGAGGCCAAAGCAGCCGGAGTTAACATTG GAGGGGTCACCTGTGCTTCTCCAGAAAAGCAGACTGGAAGTGATGTTTTACAGGTTACAGCTATGTGCtacccatcaccatcaccaccacccatCTTCACTACCGACTCACAAAATCCAGCCAACTCTCAACAGTCTTGGGGCTCATCCACTATGCTGGAGACCACAAGGACACCAAGCCAGAACCGCAACATCGACGAAG ACCAGACACCTTTGCTCGGCAACTCATGGAAGTTCACAGCAGGTGTTGTAGTCTTGGCGCTATGCACCTCCATGTTCATCGTATTCGGCATAAAGGGGCCTTCCTGGTACAAGCTCTTCAACGACTACCGTCATAAGCGACTGCGccaagatgaggaggaggatgaggagggcgTTGTGTCAACAGTCTTCTCAGGGACAGGGAGATATCTGAACCAACAGACATTCACCTTCGAGCAAGAGAATGGgcagatagaggaggaggaggaggaggaggatgggtaTTTTGAGGATCCATACATCAGGAGGGAAGAGCGACATGCAGGAGAGGAGACTTCAGCAGAACCATGA